The Montipora foliosa isolate CH-2021 chromosome 6, ASM3666993v2, whole genome shotgun sequence genome includes the window ATACACGTTTGGATCATGTGACCAATCTGGTTCCAGAATACTACCACGTGGAGCACACAAATATAGAAGCAATTTAATATAAACAATTACCATGGTTTCCAGGCTCCACCGACCTAAGAGAGCCCCGGTCTATAATGACTTACAAAACATACGAATTCTGAGACCCTTAACCTCCGAACACGTTCAGCCAGGAATACTTACTTTGTCATGAGCATTGGAATGGTAAGTAGAGTAGCAGCTATAAGAAACGGCAAACCAGGAAAACCACGTTCAGACGATTTGATGTACATCGGATTGAAGATGAACGCGCCCAGAAAATTACAGAAAGTATCCACAGTCGATACAGACGAGAACAAGGCACCTACATATATGAATAAAAAATCAGTAATATCAAGGCAGCCAGTACTTGCTACATTCGTGCAACCTCTTGCATTGCGGGAAGAAACTTGCCTCTCTCATCCGGATCTACCGTCTGAGACATCATTCCTTTGTACAGCGGTAGAACAGCACCTCCAAATATTCCAATAATGGGTACTAAAACGTAAAATAAAGtagaaagtaaaacaaaagacaaaacgACCTTCAAGACTAATCCTTCTGCAAGCATGTAATTCGCAAGGGCACCAAGATAAGGGATTTTGGGGAGCAGCCTAATAGAGCAGTCTCCATTATATAAAGACGAATGAAATACCAATGAACAATGACTCGATTTATTATGTAATCATCGCTACGGTGATATTTTCAAGTGTGAAGAtaactttttatttttacatATGAAGATACCATGTTTTCGTCCGAAATCTCACCTGGTATTTCGTTGGTATTtatataacaattttttttctctactccCATGTAAGACATCTGAGTCGGTGCTAGCCCAACTAATGGAATGGGCCCACAAAAGCCAGAGAATTACTCATCTGACtatggtgggaattgaactcgtGACCCCGGATTACGTTGCTTGAACTTACCACCGCCCGTTACTGTTAATGCAAGTGGACTATTTCATTCTGAAGACCGAATGTGAGGTGACAACTTATCTTGTGGACCTCGTAATGAATTTGTACAAAGATAACAAGTCGCTTTAGCTCCTTTCGAAATCCGTGGCCACTTTGTCCAGATTTTTGCGTTTGCAAAGGAGATGCGAATTTTACATTTGCCTCCCTTCGTGGAAAGGAGCAACCAATTGCAATTTCAAGTTTCTCCTGATTCTCCAATATCGTACCAAGGTTCTGTCTTCTTCTGTTGTGCGCGTGTTTGTGAGAGAGAGAATCTGGGAACGAATTTGGGAGAAGAGAACAGGTATATTTACAAGAAGTGGGTTCTTACCCAGAAAAACCATCCATGTACGATCAGTAAACGCAAAGAAGGCCAGCGATGCGCACTGCGTCAGCATACCAACTCTGATAACATTGATGTCAGACATAAACCGCTTTAGAAGTGCAATACCCACGATTCCACCAAAGCCCTGCATAAAGAACCGGAAGGCCATGAACACGCCCAACGTCGCTGGTCCCCAGCACAGCGGGGTGCGAAGGACAAATAACGACACCACTCCACTGAGTCCCATAATGCCAAGATTGACTATTCCGTCCGAGACAAGTAGCATAACGAGGTTTTTCCTGGCCCCATTTCTTGGTTTGCTGTAGACACTCCAAATTGCTTTGAAACTATCGAAACTGAAAAACCTCAATTTCTTTTTGTCAATATTTGGCTTAGATTCCGGAACCAGAAAGACAACGCACAGTATGGAGGTCACGTGACAGGCGAAAATAAACCAGTACGGTGGAATGAAACCGAGGTTCTTTAGAAATGGACCACTGGTCAGCTGGCTGACAACGCCTCCAATAAACACAACGAACTGGATAACGgctaaattaaaagaaaacaaaacaaggtcTCTAGCTTTTTAATGAGATTATTTGTGTCTCGTTAGGAAAAGCCGCTTTTCATTATTTAGATTGATTGGAGCCGCTGAAGTTAAGGCTAAGAAACGGCGTTAAAACAGAATAGCCAAAGCCTTTTAATGCTGAGCTTAAACGCTATTTTTGAGGGCATAgactagttgttgtccttcctAACTTCGTGGAAGTGGAAAGGTCCGACAATGAATTTTCCCGGTGTTTTACAGGGAACCTTCAACCAACTGGTACAATTCTCTGCAGCCAATTGCGGGAATCCTTCAAATAAGTGTTATAGAATTCACTAACCGATATGAATGGCAAGTCTTTGCTCTGTTGTTACATCAGCAACGTAGGAAAACGCTGCCATTGTCATGATGGTGGCAAATCCTGAGAAACCATTAATTGCTTCTCCAACAAAGAGAATGTACACAGGTAAATCGAGGTACATTATGATGAGAATTAGGAGGGACTCGATAGCGCTTCCAACTGGAGGGGACAAAAGGGCCGGGCGTCTGCCACCGGTGTCCGTCCATGGACCCAAAAGAAGAACCATAAAAATAGAAGGAATGGACTGAAACAAAACGTTGCCCATGTCGATTCTCGCGGCCATGTCTTGAACCTAATGATGGAATCAAGAACACAATATAGTTGCACAACTAGTCTGCCACGGTTTACAAATATGTTCTTAAAAGGCTTTGTCAGTGATCCTTGGCCAAAGGCTTGAAAGCAATAGGGATGTTAGGATAAACGTCGCTTAAATTGTGGCACATTTATCCAAATCCCTATGCCCAGATCATGTGGCCTGTTAATGATATTCGGTTAGACTATAGTTCTGAAAAGTTGGTCATATTGTGCCTGGCTACATTGCGCCTTACGACGAGTTCTTAACGTATATAATATaaacatttatttgcctttGATAACTCAACTTTCGCGTGGGAACTGAACCAATAGTCACTATCACGCTGAAGAATAGTATTTATTGGTGTAAAGTAGCATGTTCCAGAACCCCAGGTGGTCGGGAGGGCGAAAACAAATGCTTACGAAAAACGAAACTCACTCGTTTTTCGCACCCAGTTTTTTTCgctttcccgactatctgggagcctggaacggCAAGGAGTGAAGGTGTGAAGGCGCGtttcgattgactgtattccggaatatggatacgtggaatagaagttagaaatccttcgtttttacggagattcacactAAACTGAATTGTCCGACACCGGTCAAGATGCTATTTTTTAACATAATTATccttattatccttgttgcttcaaaacgccaaacatacagtAATtgtaaatcatcactccacgtattcttattcctgaagagggtcaatcgaacgcactctaATTCTTTGCACTTTCTAGGAGTACATCACATGCTTTTATTTTAAGAATTGATCAACGGCTCGCATTTATTCAACCACCGATTGCAATATTGGACGGCTCTATTCAAAACGCATCCTCCCTGTTATGTTTACTGACCATGACTGAAGATCGCCATGTCCCGGGCATTCCTTTACAGTTATTCCGCTGTCTTCAGGTGAGACCAAACAGTTCAATCGCGACGTAATCACGACACATCCTTAACAAACACCTTAGGAAAAAGTCTCTTTCCCTCTGACCATCAGCCACAGCAgatacaaaagaaaagagacctctgctggTAATGAAAGCAAAATCTACATTCCTTTGCCAGTTGTTGCGTGTTAACGTACTTTAACGTCTTGTGAGTGGGTAATTTTTGCTTAAGATGCATTCTGTTTACCATCGGATTTTAG containing:
- the LOC138006402 gene encoding proton-coupled folate transporter-like, which produces MPPPNLPRWRRYLTVEPVVLFYTFGIFMSLPVLTQYVYFRVSQYKGFPYNISETSEKGCNVDAGVNSSLTDLEKEVQDMAARIDMGNVLFQSIPSIFMVLLLGPWTDTGGRRPALLSPPVGSAIESLLILIIMYLDLPVYILFVGEAINGFSGFATIMTMAAFSYVADVTTEQRLAIHIAVIQFVVFIGGVVSQLTSGPFLKNLGFIPPYWFIFACHVTSILCVVFLVPESKPNIDKKKLRFFSFDSFKAIWSVYSKPRNGARKNLVMLLVSDGIVNLGIMGLSGVVSLFVLRTPLCWGPATLGVFMAFRFFMQGFGGIVGIALLKRFMSDINVIRVGMLTQCASLAFFAFTDRTWMVFLVPIIGIFGGAVLPLYKGMMSQTVDPDERGALFSSVSTVDTFCNFLGAFIFNPMYIKSSERGFPGLPFLIAATLLTIPMLMTKFLKNPMAFRKMTDKSSTEGLALEGVDAVEDDVKLENAALKNPPQNADTDNNDVNFEDVSLEEEKNSEMTSL